The Actinomycetota bacterium genome contains the following window.
GGTCCCGCAGGACCGACGCCAGCTCGGATCCACGCATGGAGCGCAGGGCCTCGTCCAGGACGGCGACGTCCACGCGCTCTTCCAGGCAGGCCTCCAGCGCGTCGAAGGGGCTCGAGTACTGGAGTGCCACCTCGTGCCGGGTGGTCGCCACGACGGAGGCCACCCGGGCGCGGAGCTCGTCGTCAGGGGACGCGATCAGGACCCGAAGCGAGGTCAAGGGACTCCTTGCACCACCGGACGGAACACCGGACGGAAGCGGCCACGCCCCCGTCTGGGGAGGGGCCGCTTCTCGACCGGTTCCCCTGGTCGTGGGAGCCCTACCCCCCAAGCGGAGCTCCCCGACAGGAGGTCTCAGTGCCACTCGAAGTTCGCGCCGCCCGCCATCAACACCGCGAGCAAGGTGAGAAGGACTAGCCCGATGGTCCAAAGCCGCTTCACCCGTTCCTCCCTCCTCCTGTGACTGGCGCGCGGATGGTACTCGGAACATTAACTGAGAGTCAAGAAATACTGTTAACGAGGCTCGTACCACGGTAGAGTGGGCACCATGGATCTCGCGGGGCGATTCCGGGCCCTTCGGGTGCGGGCGGAGATGACCAAGACGGCCCTGGCCCGGCCTCGGTACACCGTCAGCTACGTCAGCCAGATCGAATCCGGGAAGCGGCGGCCGTCGCCGGAGGCCCTGGCCTTCTTCGCGGAGCGGTTGGGGGTGGCGCCGGAGTTCCTCGCTACCGGGGTCCCCGAGGGGATGGAGGAAGTGCTCCGGTATCGCCTGGAGGGCGCCCGCCGCAGCCTTCGCCTGGGCGATGCCCGCGAGGCCGAGGAAGCCACCCGGTCCGCGCGTTCGGAGGCCGAGGAGTACGGGCTGGCCGTCGTGCGGGCCCAGGCCTGCGTGCTCCTGGGTGAGGCCCTCATGGCGCAAACGCGGTTCCGGGCGGCCATCGACGCCTACGAGGAAGCGCTGGAAGGCGGCCACCTCTCGGAGCGGGATGCCGGCATGGCGGTGTCCGGGGTGGGCCGGGCGTACCGGAACGTCGGCGACCTCACCTACGCCGCGGAGGTGGTGGAGTCGTTCCTGTCCCGGGGCGGCGGTCTTCCGCTCGACCCGGGCGTGGTCGCGGAGCTCCACGCCGTGCTGATCTCGATCTACTTCGAGAGGGGCGACATCCACCGGGCCGAGCGAGCGGCCGAGCGGGCTCTGGCCGCGGCCGACCTCGGCGCTCCTCCGGAGATCCGGGCCAACGTCCTGTGGGACGCCAGCCGGGTCATGGCGGAGGCCAAGCGGTGGCAGGAG
Protein-coding sequences here:
- a CDS encoding helix-turn-helix domain-containing protein, which gives rise to MDLAGRFRALRVRAEMTKTALARPRYTVSYVSQIESGKRRPSPEALAFFAERLGVAPEFLATGVPEGMEEVLRYRLEGARRSLRLGDAREAEEATRSARSEAEEYGLAVVRAQACVLLGEALMAQTRFRAAIDAYEEALEGGHLSERDAGMAVSGVGRAYRNVGDLTYAAEVVESFLSRGGGLPLDPGVVAELHAVLISIYFERGDIHRAERAAERALAAADLGAPPEIRANVLWDASRVMAEAKRWQEALDFATRARMLMEELEDLRNVARLHTNYAFLCLESDPPRLGEAHEHLDAAESWLQNASATRHLAFVHSERARLALLEGRYREAVAFAERAIVGAGDDDIDVAKTLFVKGRALTGLGRVDDARRAFLLAGDLFEKHGARQQLASCWREVGELDLSDGQLERAVESFRTGLEALGTSRARP